Genomic DNA from Halobaculum sp. MBLA0147:
CGACCGTGACGCGTCGGTCGTCGTGATATATCCGAACTCGGACAGCGGCTCTGCAGGGATGATCGAGGCCCTCGACTCCTTCCAAGACGAAGTCCGAGATTTCAAGAGCTTGCCTCGCGGAGAGTACCTCGGACTGCTGGACGCAGCCGATGTCCTCGTCGGGAACTCTTCGAGCGGAATCATCGAGGCTCCGTCGCTCGATCTCCCGGTCGTCGATGTCGGGCCACGCCAAGACGGCCGGCAGCGAGCCGACAACGTCCTCTCCGTCCCGCACGACCGGTCCCAGATCGCTCGGGCCGTCGAGCAGTGTCTCGAGGGAGGCGACGTCCGAGAGCGGGCCGTCGACTGTGACAACCCGTACGACCGGGGAGGGGCGGGAGACAGGATCGCCGAAGCGCTCGCTGCCGTCGACCTCGACGAGGAGTTGTCGACGAAGCGGTTCGTCGAACGAGACACGCGGTGACACGCGACGCCGGGAGGCGGGACCGATCTGTGTCACCACCCCGGCTGTGTCAGAGCTCTCCCGAGGTGACTTCCTCGATGTCCCTCACCTTCTCCGCGGGCGTTCCGACGACGACGGTGTTCGACGGCACGTCGTCGACGACCGTCGCGCCGGCACCGACGACGACATCCGATCCGATAGAGACGTCCGGTCTGACCGTCGATCCGAGTCCAACGAAACTGTTCGCCCCGATCTCGACGTCGCCGCCGAGGGTCGTGTTCGGCGCGAGCGTCACGTTCGGCCCGACCGTGGTCTCGTGTCCGACGTAAACGCCCCCGTCTAGGAGTACGTTCGCGCCGAGCGTCACCTCCGCACAGACGTAACACCCAGCCGAGACGTACACGTGAGACAGCGTGTCCGTCTCGACGTCCACCACTGCGTCTCGGTCGACGAAACTCCGACACTCTCCACCGGTCGTCGTTATCTGGTCGGCGATCAGGGCACGGACGCTGCCGACGCCGTTCGCGACGATCCAGTCGTGATCCTCCAGCACGTCGTCCTCCGGGCGACGCACCTCGTGTCCGCGGTGTGTCGTCCCGAGGACGCTCTCGTCGTCGTCGACGACCATGTCCACTGGCTCGCCGCTCCGAGCGAGCGCCTCGATCACAGTCTTCGAGTGACCACCCGCACAGTAGATCCCGACCATATGACCGCTCTCCCGTCTCTCGGAGACATACCTCTGTCGGTCCCTCGTCCGGTGATCGTCACCCGCGATCACAGCAACTCTCGGACCAACGACAGCTCCCACGGTTCGTCGATGTCGAACGACCGTTCCGGCGGCATCTCGTAGGCCACCGTGTCAGGCGTATAGAACGACTCGTGCTCGCGCCACGCCTCGACGGTCGCGGCGAACACGGCTCCGTTCGGGTGGTAAAGCTCCGTCAGTTCCTGACTCCGGTCGGTCTCCGCGTCGAACAACGACGGTGGGTCGAACTGCTCCGAGACGCGTCCGTCCTCACCGATGGTCACGGCCCACTGTGGCGGCGTGTGGTACGCGGAGACACTGACTGCACTCTCCGCGTCGGCGTCTAGTAACGACCGAACCGTCCCGTCGATGTCCTCCGTGTCCCTCAGTGGTGTCGTCACCTGCAACAGAGCCACGACGTCGAATGACTTGCCGGCGTCTGCCGCCCAGTCGAGTGCGTGCGTGACCACGTCACTCGCGGCACTCTCGTCGGTCGCCAACTCGGCCGGTCGGCGGAACGGGACTGATCCACCACTGGCCTCGGCGACACGCTCGATCTCCTCGTCGTCGGTCGAGACGATGGCCTCGTCGACGGTCTCCGCCTCGGCCGCCTGCTCGACCGTCCGCGCGACAAGCGGTTTCCCACCGACCTCCCGTACGTTCTTCCGGGGGACACGCTTGGACCCGCCACGCGCCGGGATCAGTCCCAGGACAGACGTACTCATTCTGTCCTAGATCGTGTCTTCGAGCGTCCGATAGTTGCTGTATCGATCACTCGTGTAGTCGTCGAACCGGTCGTCGGCGATCGCTTCGCCGATCGCCTCGCTGCTCTCGCCGATCGTGTGCTCCGTCTCGTACCCTAGGACGCGTTCGATCTTCGAGAAGTCGACCTGGTAGCTCCGTTCGTCCTCCTGCTCTCTGTCGAAGTCGATCTCGGCGTCTGGGTACCGCTCGGAGATGATGTACCCGATCTCCTCAATCTGGTAGTTCTGTTCGTTCGATCCGACGTTGAACACCTCGCCGGAGACATCCTCTATCGGGGCCTCGATACAGTCGATGTACGCCTGTGCGGCGTCTGCGACGTGGACGTTCGGTCGGTACTGCTTCCCACCGAAGATCGGGATGGTCCCCTCGGTCTGTGCCTTCGCAGAGAGGATGTTGACAACGAGATCGAACCGCATCCGTGGGGAGAGGCCGTAGACGGTCGCCATACGGAGGATCGTCGGCGAGAAGTTCTCGTCGGACAACTCCGTGAGCGCGCGTTCCGACTGAATCTTCGACTTCGCGTACAGCGAGACCGGGTTCAGCGGTGACTCCTCCGTCAGGAGCGTCTCCGGGTCGTCTGCCTGCCCGTACACGCTGCAGGTGGAGGCGAAGAGAAACCGGTTGATCTGGTGGTACTTCGCGATCCGAGCCGCCAGTGCGGTCGCGTGGTAGTTGACCTCAAGTGTCTCCTGTGGATCGATGCTGGAGGCAGGATCACCGACCAGCGCGCCGAGGTGTACAGCAGCGTCTGCGCCGTTCATAGCGTCCACCAGGTCCTCGATAGACCGCATGTCGCCTTCGATGAACGTGAATCGATCGTCCCCAAAGAACTGCTCTATCCCCGTATCCTCGTACAACAGGTTGTCGAGCACCCTGACGTTGTACCCCTGTGAGAGGAGTTTCTCACACAGGACAGAGCCAATGTAACCCGCACCGCCGATCACGAGTACGGTGTCGACACTGGTCTGGTTCATTCCGCTGGCCGAACTGTCGATCCGTGAAGCGTTCTCGTCAAGGAACGTGATGTCGACAACCTCGTCACCGTCAAGGACAGGGACAGTCAGCGTCCCAAATTCGTCTGTCTTCTGTTCAATCTGTTGTATAGAGACCTTCTCGGACAGGTCGGTATCGTCCCAGTCTGCTTGGATGGCTATTGGATCTGCGGTGGCTACCTCCGATACGGCCGTTGAGAGACTCTGTCCAGATAGAATCCCTCGGCGGATGTCGCCGTCGGTCGCCGTCCCGCGAAGTTCACCGTCTGCGTCGGTGATAAACACGATGCCGAGCCCCGACTTGTCGATCGTCTGCATTGACTCCCGGAGGCTGGTGTCCGGCCGAACACAGACATCCGACAGCGTGATGTTGTCCATTGACGTTCTGTAGTGAGGATACCAACTTATCGCTTTTCGTTTTCGAGTGCCGTCCCGACTGCATCTACGATCCGATCGGTACTCTCCACGGAGAGATTCGGGTGCATCGGGAGAGACAGGACGGTCGAGGCGACGATTTCGGTCGTCGACAGGTCCCCCGAAGGACATTCTTCACCTCGGTAGTAGTCTGTGGCGTGGACAGGTGGGTCCCAGTACACTTTCGAACTGATCCCGTGGTCGTCAAGCACCTTCACGACATACTCTCTGTCTACCCACTCGTCGAACTGGACGGTGTACAACTGGTAGACGTGGCGACCGTTCTCCGGTTGTGGATGCGGAGTGACACCTTCGATGTCCTCGAATCCGTCGTTCAACCGCATCGCGACATCGCGACGTCGCTCGATCAGATCCTCTACCTTGTCTATCTGTGCACATCCGATGCTGGCGACGAGATCAGACATCCGAAGATTCGAGCCCAGGCTCGAATACTGTCCTGTTCCAGCCGACTGGAAGTACTCGCCGCTGGCCCGTCCGTGGGACCTGAACAGTTCGGCTTCGGCGGCGATGTCGTCGTCGTCGGTGATCACGGCACCGCCTTCTCCGGTCGTGATGACCTTGTTCTGACAGAAACTGAGTGCGGCGACGTCTCCGAACGTCCCGAGGTACTCTCCCTCGTGGGTGGCACCGAACGTCTCGGCGGCGTCCTCGACGAGTGGAACATCGTGTCGATCCGTCACACGAAGGAGTCCCTCTAGATCCCCTGCACGGCCGTAGGGATGGACGGTGAGGACGGCGGCGGTGTCTTCGGTGATCTGTGCCTCCACGGCCTCTGGATCGAGTGCGAACGTCTCTGGATCGACATCGGCGAATACAGGTTCTGCCCCAGTTATTTTCACTGAATTTGCAGTAGCTATAAAAGTGAAAGACGGGACGACGACCTCGTCTCCGTCACCGACGCCGAGGCTACGGAGCGCGACGACGAGGGCACTCGTTCCAGAGTTGACCGTGACGGCGTGTTCCGTTCCGAGGTACTCCTCGATCTCGTCTTCGAACTCGGAGACGTACGGTCCTTTCGCCCAGTACCCACCACGCGTGATCGAATCCACAGCGTTCTTTACGTCTTTCTCGTCCCACGCTATCTCGAACAACGGGATGTCCTCTGGCACGGTTATCAGTTGGTCAGTCCGGAGGTATATAACTCCCCACATTCTCCGGAATACAGTGTTCCGGTGTGGCCGTCTCGACGGCGAACGGTCCGCGGTCTCCCCGGACAGTGCCGCCACCGGCCCGACCCCACGGCTGGTGAGTGGCTACCGGACGACTTGCAGTGCTCGGAGAACAACGACTCCGTGAACAACCTGCTCGCAGACGATAGCTGAATACACGACGATTCTGTTGTGACAACAAAATAACAGTCGATCTCTCCGATCCGACCCGCCTGTCTACGTCTCTATCCGATCAGGTGGTGACTACACCCTCCGAAGACTTCATTTACACCTGCAGGCAAGTGGTGCTCATGGCCGACGGTTCCCAGACAGTATCGTGGTCGACTCTCTTGGTCGTTCTCTGTGTCCTCACGGTCACGGCCGCTGCCCCCGTCGTGGGGGAGATTTCTGGGCGACTGACAGGTTCGCCGTCGCAACCGCTTCAGGCGAGTGACGCGACGATCAGCGGCGATATGCAGATACAACGGAGTAGTTTCGGCGCGGAAACGTACCACTTGAGTGAGATACAGATACGTCTATCCGACCTGAGCGGTGAGGGTGTACTCGTCGTACAGATTGGCATCCCCAAATTGAACAGATACGTGCTGACTTGGAAACGAAACGTGAGCGTCTCGACGCCGACGGACAGGCTGGTGCGGTACCAACCACTGGTGGAGCTTCACCCGGATCGGGTCACCGACGACGTGTACGGGGCAAGTATAACGGTCCGGCTCCGGTCGGACGGCGCGACGACACTCATCGCAGAGCGAAACATCCGCATGGAGGTAGTCGGCTGATGTTCCGCCTCGTGATAGCGAAGGTGACAGACAGTCTCACCACCGGATGGCTCCGCGGTGGGACCACCGACGAAGACGACGTAGAGCGGTCGATTCGGAGGCTGAAGTCCGCCTTGTTCTCGGACGACCTCGGCCTCTTGGTATTCCTCACCTCTGTTCTGTTCTTCACCCTCGTCCTCCGACTAAGCGTGTCGATAAACGACTCTTACGCCGTCTCCAACACGTTACTAGCTGTCTCCGACGGGACTGTGTTCCTCACAGACTTCGTCCTCGGCCCGGAGTCTGGCGCACAGCCGGGAATTTCGCGGACAGAGACACGACTGGTGGGACGCAACTACGGCCAAGTTTTCCTGACTCTTCCGGTGTACTTGCTACTCTCTGGACTCTCGTTGGTGTTCGAACTTCACGCCGTTCTCCTCGGGATGTGGGCACTGCTACTGTACGCAACCCTCATTGTTGCTGCTCGATACACGGGGGTTGGTAGTGCGCCGAAAGTTGGGATCCTCACGATAGGGGTGCTGGTCGCGAACGTTGCTGTCGCGACTCCGGTATCGGAGCGTCTGACGAGTTACATCTCGCTCCAGCTCACTACGATGATCGCGGCAGGTTTTATTGGTGTTGTACTGTACAAATTGTTCCGTCGAGAGCTGGGTGACCGTACCGCCGCGATGGTTGGACTACTCGGAACTATCGGGACACCCATCGGCTTCTTCAGTACGATCCCGAAGCGACACACGTTCTCGGCGTTGTTTCTCCTTTTAGCGATGTTTACTCTCTACCGTTCTGGAGTGGTGGAGAACGATCACAGACGACATGTCTACAAGATGTGTGCGTACGCGACGGTGGGTGCAATGACCTGGATACACGCCCCAGAGGGATTCATCCTTCTGATCAGCGTCGGGATCGCCGATCTCACCACACCAGGGTCACTCCGGCCGAAGGATATTGCCTTCTCGGCCACCGGGCTCTGCCTCTCGTTGGTGCCGTTCTTTCTGACCAACACCCTCATCTCCGGCAATCCACTCCAGCCTCCGAGACTGTTGGAGGGGTATAAAGGGGAGGGGTTGGAAGCACCACCAGAACCCGGTACAGGTGGCGAACCGGGTAACGGGACGCCCAAAGGTGGCACACCAGGGGACGGAGAGTCCGAAGGTGGCACACCGGGTCCCCCCGGTGGGGAAGACCCCTCTTCGCCCGGAACTGGTATCGTCGAGAGGTTCCGATCGGTACTGCTCGGTGTTACTTCACTCGTTTACCGTCTAGTCCTGACGACAGTAGAGCTCGGTGAAAAGGTGCTCTCGATGGTCGGATCCCTCGCTGAGATCGTCGTAGGACGGATCGGTTCTTCCCTATCGATCGTCTACGATGGGGACAGACTCTGGAAGCTGTTCGGTCGTCGTGGATTCATGGAATCGGTTCCGGTCGGGAAGCATCGACCGGTGAATCTCTCCCTGACAGAGTCGATGCCGGCACTGGGTCTACTCGTGGGCATCGTATCCCACGGGACTCGGACAGGCCGGACGGACCTCCGACGGTGGCGTCACTCGCCGTACTTTCCGGCTGACATGGCTGCAGTGGTCTACTCTGGGTTACTCCTCCTGCTTGCACTCCCATCGCTTCCCATTCATACGAGCCTCACCGTGCGGTATCTACACCCACTGTACGCGGTTGGACTCTACGCGGTCGTCCGGCTGCCACTCGGTCGAAGTCTGTTGAAAGAGTACCCTCGTCACCTGTGGCACTCGTATCTCGTCTCGGTAGCTGTCTTCACGGCGGTGTCTACAATTCTCGTCCCCCAACTCGTGACCGTCCCAGGTGAAGCAGTCCAACTGTACGCGTCGGTCGCCTTTGGCTTGGCCGTCGCGTTGACACTCTTCACTGCCGGAGTATCATTCCGTCGGTCGCGACGCGGGACGATTGCGATTGCAATTCTCACCGGTAGTGCCTTCGGTCTCGTGACGACGTACCTCGTCTGTGTGAGTCTGGTCGTGTTCGGGCCGGAACCGAACGCAGTTCCGATCGTCGAGGAACTGTCGAAAGTCGTTGGGCTTTGAGTAGTCGACTAGAGCGATCTAGTCGCTGGCGCTTCGGCGGTAAGGACCGTCTCCACTGAGGTTCGAGGGTTGCCCGCTCGTCGAGTAGCTCGCCCACCCGCTGAGATCGTTCACGTCTCATCTGGTGGGGACTCAACCGACGAACTCTCCGCGTACACGTTGCTCACATCATCTCGACGAGAGAGCGATCGGGTGAGGACCTCTGCGAACGTCGGCACGTGATCGAAACCGCTCACCTTTCACACCGGGGGCACCAATGAAGAGAACGCTCCAATTCCGAGCCTCTCACAGACGAACGACGTGTGACGCGTGTGCTCCCTTCGTGGCATTTCGAGTGTCGAAGACGAGTGTCGCTGCATCGACGATGGCGTCGATGTCGACTGCGGTGTGGTCCGTGAGGAGTAACACACAGTCGGCCTCACTCACTCGGCCTGGCGTGGGTGGGACAGAAGTGAACGTCTGCTCGCCGATATTGACCTCCGGAACGTGTGGATCGTGGTATTGGATGTTCGCGTCCCAGTCCTCAAGTTCCGCGATGATATCGATTGCAGGAGACTCACGAACGTCGGACACGTCTTTTTTATATGAAACCCCGACTATGAACACATCCGAGTTCGAGAGGGAGACACCCCGCTCGTTGAGTAACTTGACGACCCGCCGGACTACGTGGTCGGGCATCTCTCGGTTGACCGTGTCGGCTAACGAGATGAAGCGGGTGTCGATGCCCTGTTGATCTGCCTTCCAAGAGAGATACAGTGGATCAACTGGTATGCAGTGACCACCGAGGCCGGGGCCTGGATAGAACGGCATGAAACCGAAAGGTTTGGTCTTTGCGGCCTCAATAGTGTCCCAGATGTCAACGTCAAGTTGGTGTGCGATCTGTGCGAGTTCGTTTATCAAACCAATGTTGACTGCACGGAACGTATTTTCCAGCAGCTTTACGAACTCTGCTTCCGTCGCAGACCCCACGCGCACGATTTCCTCGAAGACGGGACTGTACAGTGCCTCTGCCCGGGTGCCACACTCCGGGGTAACTCCACCG
This window encodes:
- a CDS encoding DapH/DapD/GlmU-related protein produces the protein MVGIYCAGGHSKTVIEALARSGEPVDMVVDDDESVLGTTHRGHEVRRPEDDVLEDHDWIVANGVGSVRALIADQITTTGGECRSFVDRDAVVDVETDTLSHVYVSAGCYVCAEVTLGANVLLDGGVYVGHETTVGPNVTLAPNTTLGGDVEIGANSFVGLGSTVRPDVSIGSDVVVGAGATVVDDVPSNTVVVGTPAEKVRDIEEVTSGEL
- a CDS encoding cytidylyltransferase domain-containing protein, with the protein product MSTSVLGLIPARGGSKRVPRKNVREVGGKPLVARTVEQAAEAETVDEAIVSTDDEEIERVAEASGGSVPFRRPAELATDESAASDVVTHALDWAADAGKSFDVVALLQVTTPLRDTEDIDGTVRSLLDADAESAVSVSAYHTPPQWAVTIGEDGRVSEQFDPPSLFDAETDRSQELTELYHPNGAVFAATVEAWREHESFYTPDTVAYEMPPERSFDIDEPWELSLVRELL
- a CDS encoding NAD-dependent epimerase/dehydratase family protein is translated as MDNITLSDVCVRPDTSLRESMQTIDKSGLGIVFITDADGELRGTATDGDIRRGILSGQSLSTAVSEVATADPIAIQADWDDTDLSEKVSIQQIEQKTDEFGTLTVPVLDGDEVVDITFLDENASRIDSSASGMNQTSVDTVLVIGGAGYIGSVLCEKLLSQGYNVRVLDNLLYEDTGIEQFFGDDRFTFIEGDMRSIEDLVDAMNGADAAVHLGALVGDPASSIDPQETLEVNYHATALAARIAKYHQINRFLFASTCSVYGQADDPETLLTEESPLNPVSLYAKSKIQSERALTELSDENFSPTILRMATVYGLSPRMRFDLVVNILSAKAQTEGTIPIFGGKQYRPNVHVADAAQAYIDCIEAPIEDVSGEVFNVGSNEQNYQIEEIGYIISERYPDAEIDFDREQEDERSYQVDFSKIERVLGYETEHTIGESSEAIGEAIADDRFDDYTSDRYSNYRTLEDTI
- a CDS encoding DegT/DnrJ/EryC1/StrS family aminotransferase — encoded protein: MPEDIPLFEIAWDEKDVKNAVDSITRGGYWAKGPYVSEFEDEIEEYLGTEHAVTVNSGTSALVVALRSLGVGDGDEVVVPSFTFIATANSVKITGAEPVFADVDPETFALDPEAVEAQITEDTAAVLTVHPYGRAGDLEGLLRVTDRHDVPLVEDAAETFGATHEGEYLGTFGDVAALSFCQNKVITTGEGGAVITDDDDIAAEAELFRSHGRASGEYFQSAGTGQYSSLGSNLRMSDLVASIGCAQIDKVEDLIERRRDVAMRLNDGFEDIEGVTPHPQPENGRHVYQLYTVQFDEWVDREYVVKVLDDHGISSKVYWDPPVHATDYYRGEECPSGDLSTTEIVASTVLSLPMHPNLSVESTDRIVDAVGTALENEKR
- a CDS encoding nucleotide sugar dehydrogenase, producing the protein MEQQTRVGIVGLGYVGLPLALTMQSAGYDVVGLDIDADKIETLHSGESTVSDVTDDRVAEAVRNGLTLTTDYEDLADVDGVSICVPTPLRKTDAPDLSFVVDAVERLATVVPEGCTIILESTVYPGATKEVVSDIFEDTGMSVGEDVYLAFSPERIDPGNDVFSPTDIPKVLGGVTPECGTRAEALYSPVFEEIVRVGSATEAEFVKLLENTFRAVNIGLINELAQIAHQLDVDIWDTIEAAKTKPFGFMPFYPGPGLGGHCIPVDPLYLSWKADQQGIDTRFISLADTVNREMPDHVVRRVVKLLNERGVSLSNSDVFIVGVSYKKDVSDVRESPAIDIIAELEDWDANIQYHDPHVPEVNIGEQTFTSVPPTPGRVSEADCVLLLTDHTAVDIDAIVDAATLVFDTRNATKGAHASHVVRL